The following proteins are co-located in the Hemiscyllium ocellatum isolate sHemOce1 chromosome 47, sHemOce1.pat.X.cur, whole genome shotgun sequence genome:
- the LOC132836632 gene encoding synapse differentiation-inducing gene protein 1-like, which yields MDDLCELQRPLLGKQVSGKPFSHVLPGGTSAKEGPTSPHGPTPTCNQLVPGSSPASTDSQLVPQLLDTCSLQNTVESLYCPSLMLHADLRVWASSKHCTETTFTENGPGEQKIGNSKEPKVLESEAGQAKVPTVSVDVEDLPYLETQTSKATAKGDYRQASSASRKALCTAICSIALGVCTYIGGMVALVIYLAKNGHS from the exons ATGGATGATCTGTGTGAGCTTCAGAGACCCCTGTTAGGAAAGCAGGTGAGTGGCAAACCGTTTAGTCATGTACTGCCTGGAGGAACCTCAGCCAAGGAGGGGCCCACATCTCCCCACGGCCCCACGCCAACCTGCAACCAGCTGGTACCAGGCAGCTCTCCTgccagcacggactcccagttGGTCCCACAACTCCTGGACACATGCTCACTGCAGAACACTGTCGAGTCTCTCTACTGCCCAAGCCTAATGCTGCATGCAGACCTGAGGGTCTGGGCTAGCTCGAAGCACTGCACCGAGACCACTTTCACTGAGAATGGACCTGGGGAGCAGAAGATTGGAAATTCCAAAGAGCCCAAGGTTCTGGAATCGGAGGCTGGTCAGGCAAAAGTTCCGACTGTCTCAGTCGATGTGGAGGACCTTCCCTATCTGGAGACACAG ACCAGCAAAGCTACAGCCAAAGGAGACTATCGGCAGGCCAGCTCTGCCTCCAGGAAAGCTCTGTGCACAGCCATCTGCTCTATTGCTCTTGGGGTCTGCACCTACATcggaggcatggtggctctggTGATATACTTGGCAAAGAATGGGCACTCGTAG